The proteins below come from a single Gordonia pseudamarae genomic window:
- a CDS encoding alpha/beta fold hydrolase translates to MKKPEIARINGIDISYEVAGSGPLIVMVMGTGSPGRVWKANQQPALLKAGFRVALFDNRGIAPSSECPDGFAIGDMVADTAGLIEHLGEGPAIVVGTSLGAHITQELALARPDVVRGAVMIATYGRNTPLQRAISAGERALYDNGINLPPEYEAAITAHLNLSPHTLDNDRAAQDWLDIIGFSPQKVTPGVRAQYGIHQHEGNRLAAYRGITVPSMVIGFADDRTLPVKLAKEVADAIPGSRYELVEKAGHFGYLEQPEAVNALLIDFARGL, encoded by the coding sequence TCTCCTATGAGGTCGCCGGCTCCGGCCCGCTCATCGTCATGGTGATGGGAACCGGTAGCCCCGGACGGGTCTGGAAGGCCAACCAGCAACCCGCCCTCCTCAAAGCCGGATTCCGCGTCGCCCTCTTCGACAATCGCGGTATCGCACCCAGTTCCGAATGCCCCGACGGGTTCGCCATCGGTGACATGGTGGCCGATACCGCCGGACTCATCGAACATCTCGGAGAGGGTCCGGCCATCGTTGTGGGCACCTCCCTCGGTGCCCACATCACCCAGGAGTTGGCCCTGGCCCGGCCAGATGTCGTTCGTGGTGCCGTCATGATCGCCACCTATGGCCGTAACACCCCACTGCAGCGGGCGATCTCGGCCGGTGAACGTGCCCTCTACGACAACGGCATCAACCTGCCGCCGGAGTACGAGGCCGCGATCACCGCCCACCTCAATCTGTCGCCGCACACCCTCGACAACGATCGGGCCGCCCAGGACTGGCTCGACATCATCGGTTTCTCCCCTCAGAAGGTCACCCCGGGCGTGCGCGCCCAGTACGGGATCCACCAACACGAGGGCAACCGTCTGGCCGCCTATCGCGGTATCACCGTTCCGTCCATGGTGATCGGCTTCGCCGACGACCGCACACTCCCGGTCAAACTCGCCAAGGAAGTAGCCGACGCCATCCCCGGCTCACGCTACGAGCTTGTCGAGAAGGCCGGTCACTTCGGCTACCTCGAACAACCCGAGGCGGTGAACGCGCTGCTCATCGACTTCGCGCGCGGGTTGTGA